The Triticum dicoccoides isolate Atlit2015 ecotype Zavitan chromosome 6A, WEW_v2.0, whole genome shotgun sequence genome has a window encoding:
- the LOC119315295 gene encoding uncharacterized protein LOC119315295, with protein sequence MSDSTHRERSCCGSLFTFLVAAGFVILIYWAIFQPHHIRATVSSATLANLTVARDNATVSYRLTVGLELYNPSLRVPIYYDALDAELRAGGGGAPLGGPAARVASSPAEFLQRRKSADTVRLEFDGSGGVGVPGDVAGELARGAGAGAVSFEVDVDARVRYRFASIKIRQKPRIWCWLTVPVKPEGGVGVGGALASGERCSVKY encoded by the coding sequence atgTCCGACAGCACCCACCGCGAGAGATCCTGCTGCGGCAGCCTGTTCACCTTCCTCGTCGCCGCCGGCTTCGTCATCCTCATCTACTGGGCCATCTTCCAGCCGCACCACATCCGCGCGACGGTCAGCTCCGCCACGCTCGCCAACCTCACCGTGGCCCGCGACAACGCCACCGTCTCCTACCGCCTCACCGTCGGGCTCGAGCTCTACAACCCCAGCCTCCGCGTGCCCATCTACTACGACGCGCTCGACGCCGAGCtccgcgccggcggcggcggcgcccccctCGGCGGCCCCGCTGCCCGCGTCGCCTCCTCCCCGGCGGAGTTCCTGCAGCGCAGGAAGAGCGCCGACACGGTCAGGCTGGAGTTCGACGGGAGCGGCGGCGTCGGCGTCCCCGGCGACGTCGCCGGGGAGCTAGCGAGGGGGGCGGGCGCGGGGGCCGTGAGCTTTGAGGTGGACGTGGATGCGCGGGTGCGCTACAGGTTCGCCAGCATCAAGATCCGCCAGAAGCCGAGGATTTGGTGCTGGCTCACGGTTCCGGTCAAGCCGGAGggtggcgtcggcgtcggcggcgcTCTGGCCTCCGGCGAGCGTTGTAGCGTTAAGTACTGA